From the Micromonospora sediminicola genome, one window contains:
- a CDS encoding pirin family protein yields the protein MDRTESLPAQTLPPGVGATDPGSVLLPGHDVPLGRYTTVRRLLPQRQRRMVGAWCFVDHFGPDDVAERPGMEVPPHPHTGLQTVTWLLDGEILHRDSLGNVQPIRPGQLNVMTSGRGIAHSERSPLVHPPLMHGVQLWVALPDPARAGDPDFDHHAELPRWRDGDLDLTLLVGEFGGERSPAVAYTPLVGAQIEVRGAAPATLPLRPDFEYGLLAMSGSAESDGVTVAPGALLYLGAGRTSLSLTGAPGSRLLLLGGAPFDEPLVMWWNFVGRSHDEVAAAREDWMAGRRFGTVADDPAPPLPAPALPTTRLKARDRSGGLHG from the coding sequence GTGGACCGTACCGAATCCCTGCCGGCGCAGACGCTCCCCCCGGGCGTCGGCGCCACCGACCCGGGCAGCGTGCTGCTCCCCGGGCACGACGTTCCGCTCGGCCGCTACACCACCGTGCGCCGGCTGCTGCCGCAGCGGCAGCGGCGGATGGTCGGCGCGTGGTGCTTCGTCGACCACTTCGGCCCGGACGACGTGGCCGAGCGGCCCGGCATGGAGGTGCCGCCGCACCCGCACACCGGCCTGCAGACCGTCACCTGGCTGCTCGACGGGGAGATCCTGCACCGGGACAGCCTCGGCAACGTGCAGCCGATCCGCCCGGGGCAGCTCAACGTCATGACCTCCGGGCGGGGCATCGCCCACTCGGAACGCTCCCCGCTGGTCCACCCGCCGCTCATGCACGGCGTGCAGCTGTGGGTCGCGCTGCCCGACCCGGCCCGGGCCGGCGACCCGGACTTCGACCACCACGCCGAGCTGCCCCGGTGGCGCGACGGCGACCTCGACCTCACCCTGCTGGTCGGGGAGTTCGGCGGGGAACGGTCGCCGGCGGTGGCGTACACCCCGCTGGTCGGCGCGCAGATCGAGGTCCGGGGCGCGGCGCCGGCCACGCTGCCGCTGCGCCCCGACTTCGAGTACGGGCTGCTGGCCATGTCCGGCTCCGCCGAGTCCGACGGCGTGACCGTCGCCCCCGGCGCGCTGCTCTACCTCGGCGCCGGCCGGACGTCGCTGTCGCTGACCGGGGCCCCGGGCAGCCGGCTGCTGCTGCTCGGCGGCGCCCCGTTCGACGAACCGCTGGTCATGTGGTGGAACTTCGTCGGCCGGTCGCACGACGAGGTGGCCGCCGCCCGCGAGGACTGGATGGCCGGTCGCCGGTTCGGCACGGTCGCCGA
- a CDS encoding MazG-like family protein produces MIWTSARDARAWLDAANGTGDTELTCRILKIGEEAGEVAAAWIGVLGQNPRKGVTHTREEVAAELADVAFTALVAIESLGLDAHAALAACVAKVHARLGEAAPAAPAGMNRSGNGDV; encoded by the coding sequence ATGATCTGGACCTCGGCGCGGGACGCCCGCGCCTGGCTGGACGCCGCCAACGGCACCGGCGACACGGAACTGACCTGCCGCATCCTGAAGATCGGCGAGGAGGCCGGCGAGGTGGCCGCGGCCTGGATCGGGGTGCTCGGGCAGAACCCGCGCAAGGGCGTGACGCACACCCGCGAGGAGGTCGCCGCGGAACTGGCCGACGTGGCGTTCACCGCCCTGGTGGCCATCGAGAGCCTGGGGTTGGACGCGCACGCGGCGCTGGCCGCGTGTGTCGCCAAGGTGCACGCCCGCCTCGGCGAGGCGGCTCCGGCGGCACCGGCGGGAATGAACCGGAGCGGAAACGGAGACGTATGA